The nucleotide sequence CGGATTCGGGCCAGCACATCACTGATCTCCGAACCGACCTGGCCACACCAGTCGGAGCCTTCCCGGAGGCCAAAGACGATGGCCCGATCGGTTTGCGGAATCACGCCGTGGGTCAGGACGACGTCGGCGTCGCCGGGCTGTACATACTCCAACTCTCCGCTGGTCCTGGCAAAGGCATCGACGCTGTTGACGAGGAAGAAACCGTAGTCCGACTCCACGGCGACCTTCACCGGACGCTTGGGCGGCAAGGCCATGAACGCCACATTGTCGTTCGCCAGCGCGTCCTGTAGATCCAGGCTCGCGCGCCACAGTCCCGGCCCCCCGCCCTCGATGGTGATGAATTCGGGCGCGTTGATCCCTGGTTTGACCGTCACGGGAATGACCTTGACGATTCGGTCTTCGGGGCCGTACGTGACAACGATATCGGTGGCAACATCGGCCTCGAACGAAGAGGCCAGCCGGTAGTAGAAGCCGACCCGCGTCGACCGGCCCTGGAACAGGTGCAGGTCGCAACTGACGAAACCGACGTTGCCCTGGTTCGAGCCGATCTTGATCAGTTCGATCGCCCGGCCGGCGTCCGCGATGAAACGGCATCCGTCGCTGATGAGAATCAGCCGGCAGTGGTCCATGGCCGGTGCCCCGGCGGCAAGCAGATCCAACGCTTCGGGCCGAAGTGGACAATCCGACGGTTCGATGCGGCGGATCGCGTCATGCAGCGCCTTGGGGTTGGTGGTGAAGTGGCTCTGGTATTGCACGTCCATGGACACGGTGGCTACGGCTGCCTGCTGATCGGCGTTGAGACCCCGCACGATGTCGAGGGCGATCTCCCTGGCGACCGCCAGGCGCGCTCGGCCGTTATCCAGCGCGTTCATCGAGGCACTGTTGTCGATGATAAGCAGCAGGTCCTTACGCTGGTCGCGCCGTGCCTGCGGCGCAGTCATCGCCAGCACGATCGCCAGCAAGGCCAAAGCCGTCAGCAGCAGGCTCAGCAGATCGCGAAGGCGATGAAACAGCGCGGTGTTCTTCTTCTGGTCGAGCACGGCCCGCCAGAGGAAGAACGCCGTCACCGGCTTGCGCGCGGGACGCACCTTGAGGAAATAGACGGCAATCAGCGGCAGCAAGCCCAGCAGCGCCAGGAAATAGGCCGGATGAAGAAACGTCAAGAGACCAGTCCTCCACGCCTGAGAATGTTCTGAACGACCGTATCGAAGGGAACCTCGTTCGTGGTCGAGACCAGGCCGATCCCGCACGCGGCGCAGAGTCCGCTCAGGCGCGCGTTCCAGTCGAGGACCGCCCGTTCATAGGCCCGGGCCTCCGAGCGGGTGATGGTCAGCTTTCGCCGTTGCCCGCTCTCGATGCACTGAAGCTCCACGTCCCCCTTCAGATGACATTCGCGATCCGCGCGATCCTGGACCTGGATACAGAAGACATCGTGATGATGCCACTGAAGAAACTTGAGACCCTCCTCGAATCCGCCGGGAAAGAGGAAGTCCGAAACGACGATGACCATTCCGCGCCTCTTGTGCCACCGGCAGAGCTGGCGGGCCGTCGCCGTGAAATCCGTGCCGGAGCCGAACAGCTCGGCCGTCTCCAATTCCTGAAGGACCCCCAGTATCTTGCCGCGTCCCAGAGTGGGCCGGGTCACCGGACGGAGTTCTTCGGCCATGCCGTAGATGACCACTTTGTCCATGTTGTGCAGGGCGATGTAGGCCAGCGCCGCGGCCAGTTGCCGGGCATGGAGAAACTTCGCCTCCATGGACCGGCTGGAATCGACAAGGAGATAGATGGTGACATCCTCTTCCAGTTCAAAGAGCTTGATCATCAGCGCATCGAGACGCGCGTAGACCCGCCAGTCGATCGCGCGGTAGTCGTCGCCGAAGGAATACTCGCTGTAGTCGGCGAAGGTGACGCCGGCGCCCTTTCGGGTGCTCTTGCGGTCGGCTTGCAACGTCCCGCCCAGGACCTTGCGGGCCAGCAGGTAGAGGGATTCAAGTCGTCGTATGAAATCCGGATCTGTCAACAACATGAGGCGGAGCCTCCTCTGCATCGTCTTCGCAACGCGCTCTCAGACCCTCCGCGCAGCACTGAGGCGTGCGACAATCTCCTGAATCAGTGTATCGGCCGTCTTGCCCTCGGCCTCCCCTTCAAAACTGAGAATCAGCCGGTGCCGCATGGCCGGGACCGCCACGACGTTGATGTCTTCGGTCGCCACGTGATAGCGGCCGGCTCGCATCGCGCGCACCCGCGCGGCCGCCAGAATCGCCTGGGCCGCACGCGGCGAAGCGCCGTGACGCACGTACTTCTTGACCGTCTCAGGGGCCTGTGTCACCGCAGGGTGTGTCAGGCGAACGACGTGGATAAGGTAATTCAGCACGTTGTCTTCGATGGGGATGTGCCGGACGATGCGTCCCATCTGAATGAGGTCGTCGCGGGTCGCCACGACGTTGATCTCGGGTTCCGCTGTGCCCCCGGTACGCTTGATGATCTGCGAGAACTCCTTATGGCTCGGCATTGTGACGTGCAGTTTGAAGAAGAAGCGATCGAGCTGCGCCTCGGGCAGCGGATAGGTCCCATCCTGCTCGATCGGGTTCTGCGTCGCCAGCACGAAGAACGGGCGGTCCAGAGGATGCGTCGTCCCCGCGACCGTGACGCTCTTTTCCTGCATGGTCTCCAGGAGGGCGGACTGGGTCTTGGGGGTCGCCCGGTTGATCTCGTCGGCAAGCAAGAGGTTGCAGAACACCGGGCCGGGCTCGAATTGAAAGGTCCGTTCGCTGTCCCTCTGAACGAGGATGTTCGAGCCGACGACATCGGCCGGCAGCAAGTCCGGCGTGAACTGAATCCGCTTGAACGTCAGATTCAGCGCCCGGGAAATCGTCTGAACCAGGGCCGTCTTGCCCAATCCCGGCACGCCTTCGAGCAGCACGTGGCCCCCGCAGACCACGGCCGTCAGTACGTCCTCCACCACGTCCTCCTGGCCCACGATGAATTTGCCGATCTCCGTCTTGATCGCCGCAAACGTGGTGCGGAAATGCTCGACGGCGTGCTTTGCCGAAGTCGCCTGGGTCGTCATAGCGTCAGTTCCCTTCCTCGGTGTGGTGAATGCGTTCGAAGTATTCCTTCACACCCGACTTGACCGTTTCGGAGACATCCTCCCGTCGGATGAAGGATTCGGCCTGGTGTCGGTACTGCCGGATCAGGTGGGCGTTTGAGCCGGAACTGCTTCCCGAACCATCCGAGGCGGCCTCCGTCATGTGGATCGACGGCCCCTGGCCCTTGATGCCTTTCAATACGCTCTTGTCGCCCGTTGAACGGGTATCGTTGACGTTGGCATTCGTGTTCGAACTGCTCCCAGTACCCGGTTCCAGACCGCCATCGCCGCCTCCATCGCCCTGGCCATTGCCGCTTCCATCGCCGGATTGATTGCCCAGTTTTCCCTGGGATTGCGACAGAGACTTGCAGAACGACTGAACCAGCGATTCGGCCTTGCACCTGGCGTCCAGATCGTTGAGGTTCTCGGCCATTTCATCCAGGCGCTCGTTAACCTCCCCCGCGCTGTCGCCTCCTGAGCCGCTCCCCTCCGAGCCGCTGCCCGACGATCCCGATCCTTGTGATCCGGACCCGGACGAACTCGATCCGGGGGTGCCGGCACTCTGAGAGTCCTGCTGGGAACCCGTCGGGCTCTGTTGGCCGGGACGGCTGCTTGAGGATTCCATGGCCTTGCTCGCCGCGCTCACGGCCTCAGCCAGACGCTTGGCGATATCGGCAGCCGTGCATGAGGCCCTGTTTCGCTCGGCCTCGCTTGCCATGCGTTGCGACGTGGACTTGAGCTTCTCCAACTGCTGGCGCTGATCCTCAGGAGAAGCGGTCCGGTCGATCTTGTGCTTCTTCAGTTCCTCAGCGGCCTCCTTGTATTGCCGTTCCACCAGGCGCTTGCCCAGGGCCTTGTCCTGATCGGATTCCTGCAGGGCCTGGCCCATCTTCCTGTAAAGCTGCTCATCCTGACGCTGCTGGAGTTTCGACAGCATCGTGTTCAGTTCCTTCTCCAGGGCGGCGTACTGACGCATGGCATCCTTCAGGTCGGGCGTGTCCTTAAGCTCCTCGAGCATCTCCTCAAGCCGCTCGGACGCAATCAGCTTCTCAACATCGTCGGCTTTTGCATCCTCTTTGATTTGTTCGAGCGCCTCTTTGATCTCCTCGTTGATCTGTTCGGTCAGGGCCAACACGCGCTCGGCCTGCCGACGGGCCTCGGTGTTCTTCGGACTGTCGGCCTTCAACGTCAGCAGCGCCGAGGAGAACAACAGTCCGACGCAAAGGGCGACCGTCCACACAGGCCATCGGTACTTCACGTCGGTCGCCCGGACCTTTTCGATCGCCGCTTCCGTGTGCTCGGCCTGGAGTTCGTAGATGCCCTCACGTTGATCCGCTCGCGAGAACCCTTCATACGAACGAACCGCGTCCTTGAGTTGGAAGTGGCGATCCGTGTATGCCGCCGCGTCGTCAAATGACCGCCGGCGAATCACCCACCACACCGCCCCTGCGATCGAGGCGCCGCCCGGCACAACAGCATACCAGAACAGCGGGACCCGGCGTCCCCTCAGGAGGTAGCACAATCCGATCAGCAGCAGGATCGCACCGGCCGCACACAGACTGCGGATAAGAAGGTCCAGTCCGAGATGCCGGTTCAGACGCTTACGAACCTGACGGACGAGGTTGTTTATATTTTCGAATCGCTTCATGATTCTTGCCTCGGGCACCGCGCCCAATCAATATCGGGTCCGACTCCTGCTGCGCGGGATCGTGTCGCGCCGGGTTCGGGCTCGTCTGTCCTGCTCGCTTGGAGCGTTCGGCGACTGGGTCGTTGCGCGAATCGATTCCATGCTTCGGCCGCCGGAAGCGTTGTCGAGCCGGACGATGTACGATCGGAAGCGACCGTCCAATCCCGACACCCTCCCCTTCGGACTGCTGTAGAGGGCCACGATCGAGTCCAGAAACGTTCGGGCCGAGGGGTCGTTCCGATGTATCAAGAGCGTCAGCCAGCCTTCCGCCAGATACTGGTGAACGAAACGACCCCGGTCGATATCCTCTCCGATCTTGTCCAGGATGAACTGCTCCATGGGCTGGTGCTTGGCCGGATTTCGGGCCAGGTAGGCGTCGATCACCATTCGGACAGAGCTGTTCTCGTCCGTGACCACCCCGCTTCGAGCAAGCCCCTGGCCGGCGCCGTCGGAGAGAAAGCGGTCAACGGTACGGAAGAACCGATCCGGAGAGGCGGCGTAGACACCGGCCAGAACCATCAGTTTCTCCGCCTGATCGTCGGCGCCGTTTCGCCTGAGTTGAGGAGTGAATTCACCGACCAGCTTGTCAAGGGTCCTTGTCCTGTGCGCCTCCCGCACCAGGTACTCGGCAGGACTCACGAGACTCGCTCCTGGCAGGCTTCGGGAAACGGCAGCAAGAGGATTCGCCTGTCGGTATGGCTTGTGCGTCAGCATCGCCTGGCGGGCCATCGCCGCGTATTGGTCCGTCAAGGCATCGCGCGCCTCCGCCTCAGCCGCCAGCCTGGCGAACCCCACTTGGGCCAATTGAGGGATCTCCAGCATCTTCCGGCACAGCGCGTTGTGCACGGTGCGTCGCTGATCGGCCACCCGGGCATCCTCTCGGAACGGACGGCCCCAGTCCATCCGAACCTGCCTGCGGAAGGAACCGGCGCCACTGAAGGTGACGACCGTGCCGCCGAAAGGTTGCGACCTGCGACCGCCTCCGAGGTTCGGCGCCAGCGGACTCCGAGACTCGTAGAGGTGATGCAACTGACAGGCGTTATGGCGGCACTGAGCGGCGATGGCATCGGCCAGACTGTCCACCCAATCCAGATTCTGCTTTTCCGACTCCTCGATCAGGGCCAGGTACTCCGTGACCGTGCGTGCGACGTCCAATGCCGATTCGACCTGTCCCGTGAAAAACAACTGCCACACCAGCCGGACCAGACTCTGACCGACACTGTTGACAGCGCCGGGATTGATGGCCGCCAGATGCTTCGCACCGCTCCTGGGGTCTGTCTTGCTCGACAGAAGGGCCAATCGCATCCGCGCCGCAGGGTGCTTTGGGTCCAACGCGACAGCCTTCTCATACGCCGCAATCGCCTCTTCCGAATGCTCCAGAAGCTCACAGATGCGGCCGTATTCCACGAGCTTGCGAACGGTCGCCTCGCCCGGCCCGGCCGCAAGCTCCATGAGCCGTGCCGTCGCCCCGTACTTGCGAACCACGCCGACAATGCTCTCTGCGACGGAAGACGTACCGCCCGCAAAGTGATAGTGCAGCGAATCATGGGCCTCGTTCTTCAGATGATTCAGGGCAAGACGCAGCGCAGCGTCCGTCTGTCGCTTCTCGAAAAATCGCTCGATCAGGGCAACCGTGAACGGATGAACGGACGAGGCCCTCGGAACTCCCGGCGAGGCGGCTCGCGTCGTAGTGGAGGCCAGTATCTGATTTCGGAGATTTTCAGCCTCTTCGGCCAGTCCAAGGGTCTCGGCGGCGGCCAGGAGTTCCTCTTGCTGCTCCAGGTCCAGGCGGTCGCCCATCAGACGACGCACGGCGCGCCGGCCAAGATCGATCTCGGCCGGATGCTGCTGCGGATCGAGTTCCATCGCACTGGCCACCAGAGCCCCGTCGAGCAGACGCCGGTATGGCGCCGGCATCGGCAGCGACCTCGCCTTCTCCAGCAAGGCAATCACATCCTGGGGCGCACCGTTGACGGTCGCCTGGCCGGCCGCCAGGACATAGGCGGCCAGCGACGTGGGGTGCGACTCCAGAAATGTGCGGGTGAGCTTCTCTGCATTGTCGGTTCGACCCGACGTCACGGCGACGAGAATCTTCAGAACGGGATCCTCGATCTGATCCAGATAGGATCCAAGTCTCGCGGACTCGACCCGTGGCACGCGAGATGCCACCGGGATATAGTAATTCGGATTATTGAGGATCAGTTCCTGGACGTGATCGGGAAGCCCCGGAATGTCTTGGGGTGGATAAGACAGATGCCATACCATCGGCCTGTTGGAAGAGGAGCCAGCCATCGGTGACGTGGCACCCGAGCTTTCGGCCACTTCCCGGTCGAGGAACCTGACGTAGTCACTCAGGTCTCTTCGCCGGCCCAGTAAGGAAGCGACGTAGCGGAAGATAGGGATGCGGCCGGCGACCGTCTGATTCAAGCTCGCGTACCAGTCGATCAGATACCGGTCCAGAAAGGCCCTCTGCTCTTCCGTCAAGGCGGCGCCGGACTGGCTGTTCTGCAGGACATAGGCCACGGAGCTGACTTCATAGTAGCCGGGATCGGGCACGTCTTTGAGCATCTGCATCGATTGCTTGAACAGTCGCACCGCGATCGGGTCGCGGCCGTAACACCGCAAGCCGACGATCAGAGCCAGCCTCGGATGCGTCCGCTCGAACATGTCGAAGATACGCTGGGCCTCTTCGAGCGTGCAGCCCAACCCTTCGATCCGATGGAGAATCCACACCGCCTGAACCGTCTCGCTGTCCGGATACTCGTCGGCCAGCTTCTCAATCGCTTCTCTGAGATTGGACAGGCCAAACCAGGGAATCGCCGTCAGAATCTCGGCATTCGCCACACCGTGCCGTCTCAGGTCGGCCGTTACCTGAGCTTTGCCCGCGCTGTCCAGGGACTCGGCCAGAGTCAGAATGTGGCTGACGGCGAAATCTCGAAGATCGTCCACCGTAGGCGGCAACATCACGTTGGACGGCAGATTCGCAGGACGCTGGCTCATCGACCGGCCGTACTGCAGCCGCTCACGCCGATGTCGGTAGGCCGTGGAATAGCACTGGTCCAAACGCAGCAACGCTACCGCCTCTGCCGGGAGAATACGCTCGATGTACGTGTCCACCCCCTGTCGCAACCAGGTGAACGGGGTGCGCGTGTTCGTGTTTCCCGGAATCTCCT is from Anaerobaca lacustris and encodes:
- a CDS encoding vWA domain-containing protein → MTFLHPAYFLALLGLLPLIAVYFLKVRPARKPVTAFFLWRAVLDQKKNTALFHRLRDLLSLLLTALALLAIVLAMTAPQARRDQRKDLLLIIDNSASMNALDNGRARLAVAREIALDIVRGLNADQQAAVATVSMDVQYQSHFTTNPKALHDAIRRIEPSDCPLRPEALDLLAAGAPAMDHCRLILISDGCRFIADAGRAIELIKIGSNQGNVGFVSCDLHLFQGRSTRVGFYYRLASSFEADVATDIVVTYGPEDRIVKVIPVTVKPGINAPEFITIEGGGPGLWRASLDLQDALANDNVAFMALPPKRPVKVAVESDYGFFLVNSVDAFARTSGELEYVQPGDADVVLTHGVIPQTDRAIVFGLREGSDWCGQVGSEISDVLARIRIEGHPVLADCDVDSIPFVGARHVTPPEDSLVIVETATRVPLIYRVRQGGRLALVINMDPIESEFYYSAWFPVLVYNGARHLMGRQETWPSACSIGESVPLPEVLNDRGPTTVTIGDGAAPFPVSGPSYGPIRKVGFHTIENAAGKWSLGVNLFAPAETLLDNRDVADTSLPLNRGRPLSSVLAVIALLLLLIECVLYHRRKVG
- a CDS encoding DUF58 domain-containing protein, which produces MLLTDPDFIRRLESLYLLARKVLGGTLQADRKSTRKGAGVTFADYSEYSFGDDYRAIDWRVYARLDALMIKLFELEEDVTIYLLVDSSRSMEAKFLHARQLAAALAYIALHNMDKVVIYGMAEELRPVTRPTLGRGKILGVLQELETAELFGSGTDFTATARQLCRWHKRRGMVIVVSDFLFPGGFEEGLKFLQWHHHDVFCIQVQDRADRECHLKGDVELQCIESGQRRKLTITRSEARAYERAVLDWNARLSGLCAACGIGLVSTTNEVPFDTVVQNILRRGGLVS
- a CDS encoding AAA family ATPase, giving the protein MTTQATSAKHAVEHFRTTFAAIKTEIGKFIVGQEDVVEDVLTAVVCGGHVLLEGVPGLGKTALVQTISRALNLTFKRIQFTPDLLPADVVGSNILVQRDSERTFQFEPGPVFCNLLLADEINRATPKTQSALLETMQEKSVTVAGTTHPLDRPFFVLATQNPIEQDGTYPLPEAQLDRFFFKLHVTMPSHKEFSQIIKRTGGTAEPEINVVATRDDLIQMGRIVRHIPIEDNVLNYLIHVVRLTHPAVTQAPETVKKYVRHGASPRAAQAILAAARVRAMRAGRYHVATEDINVVAVPAMRHRLILSFEGEAEGKTADTLIQEIVARLSAARRV
- a CDS encoding tetratricopeptide repeat protein, whose product is MGRFGKHLILIVLFLASARSTFAQAEGNPSDRYFALLREQPGNSYLYDRFYQAWLDTRTAEQLETYLRANLDRQNDIGNRLLLALFYERQGRDAKALELYRDVPAGSPVTSEYLFSRARVEARNLNFDAAISDLVKARELPCTDETVEKANRLLGELYIRTDQKDRAAALWRQLLEAGGEHQELCEDLIELQIREGLFDDALETNKELISITKDPYKGVMRRLRQGDIHQYKGDADKALDVYAEALEMVGEGSWLENQIYAQIERVFERNGNIDGLKDYLTGLVEGRPERIGLRRHLAHLLLETGATDEALEMFREILKVTPGDIANQKAYAKVLTDAGQLDKAIQLLEQLFERDRQDSEILIRLADLYHQNQQDEQAGARLARFLDLSDKSEYAYLRVAGLLEQYGLRERAEGVYQQMMAALPGRLSARQVYAEFLYRTDRENEALRLLQTVAREGDLQMLMRACHAAGAREHGARALQWAESRYDEFANDVTYLNHLCGMAIRLKAFDKALVWAMHQLRMANDFPMIRAALSQVIAAVDSDEKAGKLVREMEATDRLTIQQACLLSELLESQGRPAKADAVLAKAARSDPEIATRQQIHLYRLRRDWTRAAEGLEALLARTGTREPNFMRELVEAYEKCGRYEDALKSVQQWKQISPTSAAPRLCHSQLLDAMGRADEAVAVVEAASREFEGDTEVLSQLARLHASLGRHEQAQHTYWRLYEAAQSVPEKLNFIRHMVEAAGQVGTQSELIDRLQQQRQKNRSSAVPLLAMAEVYKQMGRHEERRQALLEASRLQTDDLSLLYELAGVEEAQGDWRKAVQTLERALALDDTSKTRLKIARLHIQRGNREDGFRILTEVAGGQRMDPRNAESIASTMMSIGAWDTAIRFLQGLLPLHPKDYKLRYQHAVALEEAGRATEAIDAFIELLGLDEEIPGNTNTRTPFTWLRQGVDTYIERILPAEAVALLRLDQCYSTAYRHRRERLQYGRSMSQRPANLPSNVMLPPTVDDLRDFAVSHILTLAESLDSAGKAQVTADLRRHGVANAEILTAIPWFGLSNLREAIEKLADEYPDSETVQAVWILHRIEGLGCTLEEAQRIFDMFERTHPRLALIVGLRCYGRDPIAVRLFKQSMQMLKDVPDPGYYEVSSVAYVLQNSQSGAALTEEQRAFLDRYLIDWYASLNQTVAGRIPIFRYVASLLGRRRDLSDYVRFLDREVAESSGATSPMAGSSSNRPMVWHLSYPPQDIPGLPDHVQELILNNPNYYIPVASRVPRVESARLGSYLDQIEDPVLKILVAVTSGRTDNAEKLTRTFLESHPTSLAAYVLAAGQATVNGAPQDVIALLEKARSLPMPAPYRRLLDGALVASAMELDPQQHPAEIDLGRRAVRRLMGDRLDLEQQEELLAAAETLGLAEEAENLRNQILASTTTRAASPGVPRASSVHPFTVALIERFFEKRQTDAALRLALNHLKNEAHDSLHYHFAGGTSSVAESIVGVVRKYGATARLMELAAGPGEATVRKLVEYGRICELLEHSEEAIAAYEKAVALDPKHPAARMRLALLSSKTDPRSGAKHLAAINPGAVNSVGQSLVRLVWQLFFTGQVESALDVARTVTEYLALIEESEKQNLDWVDSLADAIAAQCRHNACQLHHLYESRSPLAPNLGGGRRSQPFGGTVVTFSGAGSFRRQVRMDWGRPFREDARVADQRRTVHNALCRKMLEIPQLAQVGFARLAAEAEARDALTDQYAAMARQAMLTHKPYRQANPLAAVSRSLPGASLVSPAEYLVREAHRTRTLDKLVGEFTPQLRRNGADDQAEKLMVLAGVYAASPDRFFRTVDRFLSDGAGQGLARSGVVTDENSSVRMVIDAYLARNPAKHQPMEQFILDKIGEDIDRGRFVHQYLAEGWLTLLIHRNDPSARTFLDSIVALYSSPKGRVSGLDGRFRSYIVRLDNASGGRSMESIRATTQSPNAPSEQDRRARTRRDTIPRSRSRTRY